Proteins encoded in a region of the Streptomyces akebiae genome:
- a CDS encoding SpoIIE family protein phosphatase yields the protein MSDVHVSGARTTVETGRVGHPLLSLALAAMMDDVQAHSGAVYLLTPDEPVLEMAVMAGLPRSFAAPWERVGLNSPIPVSEAVRGRRLVWVNGEEQMARRYPRIAVVLPYPFALAALPVATRDTIYGAVFLTWPGSHPPELSERERDQLTSACDRLAMRLRRAEDEGRPVLPEPDLSAPSTTTVAGTLGTVEAARMVARLPYGMCALDLHGRITFANAATAELLGIPVSGLLGTQLWVSVPWLNDPAYEDRYRAALMSQHVTSFVALRPPSDWLSFRLYPGSNGLSVRISRARAVAEAEHASREEDHGPGRLVTIHHVLALASALTEAVGVQDVVDLVADEIAPAIGSQALVMLGSRAGRLHVLGHRGYADPHLVERFDGMPLTAAMPGAHALTTGVPAFFESRQQLEHLYPLRQETPDGLGAWAYIPLIASGRPVGTWVLGYAEPHPFPAEERAVLTSLSGLIAQALERALLYDAKHQVAHGLQKALLPHSLPSIPGIESASRYLPATRGMDIGGDFFDLVLSHGRASAVIGDVQGHNVTAAGLMGQIRTAVRAYTTVGQTPEEVMSSTNRLLIDLGSELFASCLYLRLDPEHGTAVMARAGHPPPLLRRPDGKVRVLDLAGGPLLGIDAAATYPTTEVALTEGSVLVLYTDGLIESPGVDIEDALADLGERLSSAGERPLDALADSLVRETEAAEERADDVALLLLRATGSAG from the coding sequence ATGTCCGACGTCCACGTGTCCGGAGCGCGGACGACCGTCGAGACGGGCCGCGTCGGCCATCCTCTGCTGTCGCTGGCGCTGGCCGCGATGATGGACGACGTCCAGGCCCACTCCGGCGCGGTGTATCTGCTGACACCGGACGAGCCGGTGCTGGAGATGGCGGTCATGGCGGGGCTGCCGAGGTCGTTCGCCGCGCCCTGGGAACGGGTGGGACTGAACTCGCCGATACCGGTCTCCGAGGCCGTGCGGGGGCGGCGCCTGGTGTGGGTCAACGGCGAGGAGCAGATGGCTCGCCGCTATCCCCGGATCGCCGTGGTCCTGCCCTACCCGTTCGCCCTGGCCGCGCTGCCGGTGGCGACCCGCGACACCATCTACGGCGCCGTCTTCCTGACCTGGCCCGGCTCCCACCCGCCGGAGCTCAGCGAGCGCGAACGGGACCAGCTGACCTCGGCCTGCGACCGGCTCGCGATGCGGCTGCGGCGCGCCGAGGACGAGGGCCGTCCGGTGCTGCCGGAACCGGACCTGTCGGCGCCCTCGACGACCACGGTCGCGGGCACGCTCGGCACGGTGGAGGCCGCGCGGATGGTGGCGCGGCTGCCGTACGGGATGTGCGCGCTCGATCTGCACGGGCGGATCACCTTCGCCAACGCGGCCACGGCCGAACTGCTCGGCATCCCGGTGAGCGGTCTGCTGGGCACCCAGCTGTGGGTGTCCGTGCCGTGGCTCAACGATCCCGCGTACGAGGACCGGTACCGGGCGGCCCTGATGAGCCAGCACGTGACCTCGTTCGTGGCGCTGAGACCGCCGAGCGACTGGCTGTCCTTCCGGCTGTACCCGGGGAGCAACGGCCTGAGCGTACGGATCTCCCGGGCCCGCGCGGTCGCCGAGGCCGAGCACGCGTCGCGGGAGGAGGACCACGGGCCGGGCCGTCTGGTCACCATCCACCACGTGCTGGCGCTGGCGAGCGCGCTCACCGAGGCGGTCGGGGTGCAGGACGTGGTGGACCTGGTCGCCGACGAGATCGCCCCGGCCATCGGCAGCCAGGCCCTGGTGATGCTCGGCTCCCGCGCGGGGCGCCTGCATGTGCTCGGGCACCGCGGCTACGCCGACCCGCACCTCGTGGAACGCTTCGACGGGATGCCGCTCACCGCGGCGATGCCCGGGGCGCACGCGCTGACCACCGGGGTACCCGCGTTCTTCGAGTCCCGGCAGCAGCTGGAGCACCTCTATCCGCTGCGCCAGGAGACCCCGGACGGGCTGGGCGCCTGGGCGTACATCCCGCTGATCGCCTCGGGGCGGCCGGTGGGCACCTGGGTGCTGGGGTACGCGGAGCCGCATCCGTTCCCGGCCGAGGAGCGCGCGGTGCTGACCAGCCTCAGCGGCCTCATCGCCCAGGCGCTGGAGCGGGCGCTGCTGTACGACGCCAAGCACCAGGTGGCACACGGGCTCCAGAAGGCGCTGCTGCCGCACTCGCTGCCCTCCATCCCGGGCATCGAGTCCGCCTCGCGCTATCTGCCCGCCACCCGTGGCATGGACATCGGCGGCGACTTCTTCGACCTGGTCCTCTCCCACGGGAGGGCCTCGGCCGTCATCGGCGACGTGCAGGGGCACAACGTGACGGCGGCGGGGCTGATGGGGCAGATCCGTACGGCGGTGCGCGCGTACACGACCGTCGGGCAGACGCCGGAGGAGGTGATGAGCAGTACCAACCGGCTGCTGATCGACCTGGGTTCGGAACTGTTCGCCAGCTGTCTGTATCTGCGGCTGGACCCGGAGCACGGGACGGCCGTCATGGCGCGGGCCGGGCATCCGCCGCCGTTGCTGCGCCGGCCGGACGGGAAGGTGCGGGTGCTCGACCTCGCGGGTGGTCCGCTGCTGGGGATCGACGCGGCGGCGACGTACCCGACGACGGAGGTGGCGCTGACGGAGGGTTCGGTGCTGGTCCTGTACACGGACGGGCTGATCGAGTCGCCGGGTGTCGACATCGAGGACGCGCTGGCGGATCTCGGGGAGCGATTGTCGTCGGCCGGGGAGCGGCCGCTGGACGCGCTGGCCGACAGTCTGGTGAGGGAGACCGAGGCGGCGGAGGAACGGGCGGACGACGTGGCGCTGCTGCTGCTCCGGGCCACCGGTTCCGCGGGCTGA
- a CDS encoding S1 family peptidase, with product MSHKRATKRKAFIAAGGVAALGAAALILPNAMASQTDAKGAAPKTLAASDASDLASQLQDLLGDAFAGAYYDSGEQRLIINVIDGLQIEGDDNNVIIQAQEAGAEVREVENSWSELLKGAATLKEEATVPGTAWAIDPRTNKLQVTADSTVTGENWDTIESTVKSLGADMATIKKSAGTFKPFLEGGDAIFGGGARCSAGFNVVNAEGAPAFLTAGHCGVAEAEWSEEEGGAPIGTVDAATATFPGAGDFALVDYNDPATQAASTVDLGNGQTVDITAAGEAAVGLQVFRMGSTTGLADGQVTGLEATVNYPEGTVTGLIQTNVCAEPGDSGGSLFTEDGQAIGLTSGGSGDCTVGGETFFQPVTTALAATGATLGDAGAGAGEEADGGAAAGAGEEGGAAAAGAGEEEGAAAAGAGDEGAVAGAGDEGAGDAGAAAGAGEAGQEHEQGVEEQGVEEQGVQQ from the coding sequence TTGAGTCACAAACGAGCCACCAAGCGCAAGGCGTTCATAGCCGCAGGCGGCGTGGCGGCGCTCGGCGCGGCAGCCCTCATCCTGCCGAACGCGATGGCGTCGCAGACGGACGCCAAGGGCGCCGCCCCGAAGACGCTCGCCGCGAGTGACGCCTCGGATCTCGCCTCCCAGCTGCAGGACTTGCTCGGTGACGCGTTCGCAGGCGCGTACTACGACTCGGGCGAACAGCGCCTCATCATCAACGTCATCGACGGCCTTCAGATCGAGGGCGACGACAACAACGTGATCATCCAGGCCCAGGAGGCCGGCGCGGAGGTCCGTGAGGTCGAGAACAGCTGGTCCGAACTGCTGAAGGGCGCGGCCACGCTGAAGGAGGAGGCCACCGTCCCCGGCACCGCCTGGGCGATCGACCCCCGCACGAACAAGCTCCAGGTCACCGCCGACTCCACGGTCACGGGCGAGAACTGGGACACCATCGAGTCGACGGTCAAGTCGCTCGGCGCGGACATGGCGACCATCAAGAAGTCCGCCGGTACCTTCAAGCCCTTCCTGGAGGGCGGCGACGCCATCTTCGGTGGCGGCGCCCGCTGCTCGGCCGGCTTCAACGTCGTCAACGCCGAGGGCGCCCCGGCCTTCCTGACCGCCGGTCACTGCGGTGTCGCGGAGGCCGAGTGGTCCGAGGAGGAGGGCGGCGCGCCGATCGGCACCGTCGACGCCGCGACCGCCACGTTCCCGGGCGCCGGCGACTTCGCCCTGGTCGACTACAACGACCCGGCGACGCAGGCGGCCAGCACGGTCGACCTCGGCAACGGCCAGACGGTCGACATCACCGCGGCCGGCGAGGCGGCGGTCGGCCTCCAGGTCTTCCGCATGGGCAGCACCACCGGTCTCGCCGACGGCCAGGTCACCGGCCTCGAAGCCACGGTGAACTACCCCGAGGGCACGGTCACCGGACTCATCCAGACCAACGTCTGCGCCGAGCCCGGCGACAGCGGCGGCTCGCTGTTCACCGAGGACGGCCAGGCCATCGGTCTGACCTCCGGCGGCAGCGGCGACTGCACCGTCGGCGGCGAGACCTTCTTCCAGCCGGTCACCACCGCCCTCGCGGCCACGGGTGCCACCCTCGGCGACGCCGGCGCGGGCGCCGGCGAGGAGGCCGACGGCGGTGCCGCCGCCGGTGCCGGTGAGGAAGGGGGCGCCGCAGCCGCGGGCGCGGGTGAGGAAGAGGGCGCCGCAGCCGCGGGCGCCGGCGACGAGGGTGCCGTGGCCGGCGCGGGCGACGAGGGTGCCGGTGACGCGGGTGCCGCCGCCGGTGCCGGTGAAGCGGGCCAGGAGCATGAGCAGGGCGTCGAGGAGCAGGGCGTCGAGGAGCAGGGCGTCCAGCAGTAG
- a CDS encoding HlyD family efflux transporter periplasmic adaptor subunit produces the protein MQFRQQALAKLQSPEELDLPVRFARPQGWLVLSVTVIAMAAASVWAVTGSVASTVGAPAVLTHGQGSYVLQSPVAGQVTAVLAKQGERLPAKAPVLKVATTDGETVVRSVAAGRVSALAATIGQIIQTGANVAAVEKVADADDPLYATVYVPAENAASIPKDAEVDLTVQSAPTQRYGVLRGHVKKVDRTAQTPQSIGAFLGDTQLGEQFTKKGRPVAVTVRLDRAASTESGYRWSSQDGPPFELTSMTMATASIRMADERPIDWLLP, from the coding sequence GTGCAGTTCCGCCAACAGGCCCTCGCCAAGCTCCAGTCACCGGAGGAACTCGACCTCCCCGTGCGCTTCGCCCGCCCCCAGGGCTGGCTGGTGCTGTCCGTGACGGTGATCGCGATGGCCGCCGCCTCCGTGTGGGCCGTCACGGGGTCCGTCGCCTCCACGGTCGGCGCGCCCGCCGTCCTCACCCACGGGCAGGGCAGTTACGTGCTGCAGAGCCCGGTCGCCGGCCAGGTCACCGCCGTCCTCGCGAAGCAGGGCGAGCGACTGCCCGCCAAGGCCCCCGTCCTGAAGGTCGCCACCACCGACGGCGAGACCGTCGTACGGTCCGTCGCGGCCGGCCGGGTCTCCGCGCTCGCCGCCACGATCGGCCAGATCATCCAGACCGGCGCGAACGTCGCGGCCGTCGAGAAGGTCGCCGACGCCGACGACCCGCTCTACGCGACGGTGTACGTCCCCGCCGAGAACGCGGCCTCGATCCCGAAGGACGCCGAGGTGGACCTGACCGTGCAGTCGGCGCCCACCCAGCGCTACGGCGTGCTGCGCGGCCATGTGAAGAAGGTGGACCGCACCGCGCAGACCCCGCAGTCCATCGGCGCGTTCCTCGGTGACACCCAGCTGGGCGAGCAGTTCACCAAGAAGGGCCGGCCGGTGGCCGTCACCGTACGGCTGGACCGCGCGGCCTCGACCGAGTCGGGCTACAGGTGGTCCTCGCAGGACGGGCCGCCGTTCGAGCTGACCTCCATGACCATGGCCACGGCTTCGATCCGGATGGCCGACGAGCGTCCGATCGATTGGCTGCTTCCGTGA
- a CDS encoding NHLP family bacteriocin export ABC transporter peptidase/permease/ATPase subunit, whose protein sequence is MPRGRQKTVRTPTVLQMEAVECGAASLAMVLGHYGRHIPLEELRIACGVSRDGSRASNLLKAARSYGLTAKGMQMDVAALAEVKAPAVLFWEFNHYVVYDGMGRRFGRRGVHINDPGKGRRFVPMEEFDSSFTGVVLVMEPGADFAKGGRRPGVLGAMPARMRGTAGTLPAAVLASLLLVAVGAAVPALSRTYIDMFLIGGQTSLLGVLFASMGACVLLTVLLTWLQQANLLRGRLISSTLSSARFLRHLLRLPVTFFSQRSPADLVQRLQSNDAVAETLARDLAAAGVDAVVVVLYAVLLYTYDPQLTFVGIAVALLNVVAMRVVIRLRATRTAKLRADNARLTNTAYTGLQLIETMKATGGEEGYFRKWAGQHATTLEEQQRLGVPSAWLGVVAPTLATINSALILWIGGMRAVEGHISVGLLVAFQALVTRFTAPLTRLNGVAGRIQDFAADVARLKDVENFRADPLYARPDSAESTRRLNGHVELENITFGYSPLDKPLLTGFDLTVGPGQQVALVGGSGSGKSTVSRLISGLYTPWEGVIRIDGRRLEDIPRGALAASVSFVDQEVFLFEGTVRDNVALWDPSIPEEAVVEALRDAALYDVVTRRPGGINSRVEQDGRNFSGGQRQRLEIARALVRRPSILVLDEVTSALDAETELTVMDNLRKRGCACVVIAHRLSTVRDSDEIVVLQHGTIVERGRHEELVARGGAYAQLVRER, encoded by the coding sequence GTGCCGAGGGGCAGGCAGAAGACCGTGCGCACGCCGACCGTCCTCCAGATGGAGGCCGTGGAGTGCGGCGCCGCGTCCCTCGCCATGGTGCTCGGCCACTACGGACGGCACATCCCGCTGGAGGAACTGCGCATCGCCTGCGGTGTCTCCCGGGACGGCTCGCGCGCCAGCAACCTGCTGAAGGCGGCCCGCAGTTACGGACTGACCGCCAAGGGCATGCAGATGGACGTGGCCGCCCTCGCCGAGGTGAAGGCACCGGCCGTCCTGTTCTGGGAGTTCAACCACTACGTCGTCTACGACGGCATGGGGCGCCGCTTCGGCCGGCGCGGCGTCCACATCAACGACCCCGGCAAGGGCCGCCGGTTCGTGCCCATGGAGGAGTTCGACTCCAGCTTCACCGGTGTCGTCCTCGTCATGGAGCCCGGCGCCGACTTCGCGAAGGGCGGTCGCAGGCCCGGTGTCCTCGGCGCCATGCCCGCCCGGATGCGCGGCACCGCCGGCACGCTGCCCGCCGCCGTCCTCGCCAGCCTCCTCCTGGTGGCGGTCGGCGCGGCCGTCCCCGCGCTGAGCCGTACCTACATCGACATGTTCCTGATCGGCGGCCAGACCTCCCTGCTGGGCGTGCTGTTCGCGTCGATGGGCGCGTGCGTGCTGCTGACCGTCCTGCTGACCTGGTTGCAGCAGGCCAACCTGCTGCGCGGCCGGCTGATCTCCTCCACCCTCTCCAGCGCCCGCTTCCTGCGGCACCTCCTGCGCCTGCCGGTCACCTTCTTCTCCCAGCGCAGCCCCGCCGACCTCGTCCAGCGGCTGCAGTCCAACGACGCGGTCGCCGAGACCCTGGCCCGGGATCTCGCGGCGGCCGGTGTGGACGCGGTCGTGGTCGTCCTCTACGCCGTGCTCCTCTACACGTACGACCCGCAGCTCACCTTCGTCGGCATCGCGGTGGCGCTGCTGAACGTGGTGGCGATGCGGGTGGTGATCCGGCTGCGCGCGACCCGTACGGCGAAGCTGCGCGCGGACAACGCGCGGCTCACCAACACGGCGTACACCGGACTGCAGCTGATCGAGACGATGAAGGCGACCGGCGGCGAGGAGGGCTACTTCCGCAAGTGGGCCGGGCAGCACGCCACCACGCTGGAGGAACAGCAGCGGCTGGGGGTGCCGAGCGCCTGGCTGGGGGTCGTCGCCCCGACCCTGGCCACGATCAACAGCGCGCTCATCCTGTGGATCGGCGGTATGCGGGCGGTCGAGGGCCATATATCCGTGGGTCTGCTGGTCGCGTTCCAGGCTCTGGTCACCCGGTTCACGGCGCCCCTCACCCGCCTCAACGGGGTGGCGGGCCGTATCCAGGACTTCGCGGCCGACGTGGCCCGGCTGAAGGACGTGGAGAACTTCCGGGCCGACCCGTTGTACGCCCGCCCGGACTCCGCCGAGTCCACGCGTCGGCTCAACGGCCATGTCGAGCTGGAGAACATCACCTTCGGCTACAGCCCTCTCGACAAGCCCCTGCTCACGGGCTTCGACCTCACCGTCGGGCCGGGGCAGCAGGTGGCGCTCGTCGGCGGCTCCGGCAGCGGCAAGTCGACGGTGTCGAGGCTGATCTCGGGCCTCTACACCCCGTGGGAGGGCGTGATCCGCATCGACGGCCGTCGCCTGGAGGACATCCCGAGGGGGGCGCTGGCCGCCTCCGTCTCCTTCGTCGACCAGGAGGTGTTCCTCTTCGAGGGCACCGTCCGCGACAACGTCGCCCTGTGGGATCCCTCGATCCCGGAGGAGGCCGTGGTGGAGGCGCTGCGGGACGCGGCCCTGTACGACGTGGTGACGCGTCGCCCGGGTGGCATCAACAGCAGGGTCGAGCAGGACGGACGCAACTTCTCCGGCGGGCAGCGCCAACGCCTGGAGATCGCGCGGGCGTTGGTCCGCAGGCCCAGCATCCTGGTCCTCGACGAGGTGACCAGCGCGCTGGACGCGGAGACCGAGCTGACCGTCATGGACAACCTGCGCAAGCGCGGCTGCGCCTGTGTGGTGATCGCCCACCGGCTCAGCACGGTCCGCGACAGCGACGAGATCGTCGTCCTGCAGCACGGCACGATCGTGGAGCGCGGCCGGCACGAGGAGCTGGTGGCCCGCGGCGGCGCGTACGCCCAACTCGTCAGGGAGCGATGA
- a CDS encoding NHLP bacteriocin export ABC transporter permease/ATPase subunit → MTSVHEDPSGQGGYDGDLVLGALGAMGTSLDCAGHTRLDLEGPQTLWLVASGALDLFAVDAVQQGHWHHLGRLEAGALLLGPVAGPQHTLVARPLRDCVVRRIGLRELYQQGGTETWSYDEWGNPQLVPPQTSPLEYALALGVGRGLSILFQAPMATEQAAAPTDDDVFWMRVPPGSVQYGSLYGAEAAADLLMDPGVWQSMVDQQYRLLATLDRWIEQLERTHEDRTAAGIKAGEAVRAQADRTLLASIGKSSTNRRTTAADADATYAACGLVARAAGISLSEPAQSGTESDRLDPVERIALASRVRVRAVRLAGSWWRENVGPLVGHRALSGAPVALLWRRGGYVAVQPSSGRETPIEKANAAEFEPRAVMFYRPLPERVLSPLRLMRFSLHGTSGDMTGLLLSGLVTVVLGSLVPVATGRILGEYVPKAQENLIVQVCLAIMLASVVSAAFLLLQNLTILRLEGRIEATLQPAVWDRLLRLPTKFFTSRSTGELASAAMGISAIRRTLAGVGPVVAQSVTVGAVNLALLLWYSVPMALAAIGMLVVVAAVFLGLGLWQVRWQRRLVVLGNKLNNQAFQTLRGLPKLRVAAAENYAYAAWAGEFARSRELQQKVGGIKNLNTVLGAVYLPLCTLLMFMLLAGPARGSMSAAEFLTFNTSVTMLLTSVTQLTGAFVSAVAVLPLFEEIKPVLEATPEVRTASTRPGVLSGALEARRVSFRYADDGPLVLDDVSFAVEPGEFVAIVGPSGCGKSTLLRLLIGFDRPVSGSVLYDGQDLGALDQSAVRRQCGVVLQHAQPFTGSILDVICGTEPFTPEEAMAAAAMAGLAEDIQRMPMGLHTIVQGNGAISGGQRQRLMIAQALIRRPRILFFDEATSALDNETQRTVIESTRALNATRIVIAHRLSTVMDADRVVVMEDGKVAEVGAPGELLANPAGRLHELVRRQMA, encoded by the coding sequence ATGACCTCCGTGCACGAGGACCCGAGCGGTCAGGGCGGCTACGACGGCGACCTCGTCCTCGGCGCGCTCGGCGCGATGGGCACATCCCTCGACTGCGCCGGCCACACCCGCCTGGACCTCGAAGGCCCGCAGACGCTGTGGCTGGTGGCCTCCGGTGCCCTGGACCTGTTCGCGGTCGACGCCGTCCAGCAGGGCCACTGGCACCATCTGGGCCGCCTCGAAGCGGGTGCGCTGCTGCTCGGTCCGGTCGCCGGGCCCCAGCACACGCTGGTCGCCCGCCCGCTGCGCGACTGCGTGGTCCGGCGCATCGGCCTGCGTGAGCTGTACCAGCAAGGGGGCACCGAGACCTGGTCGTACGACGAGTGGGGCAACCCGCAGCTCGTACCCCCGCAGACGAGCCCTCTCGAATACGCCCTCGCGCTGGGCGTCGGCCGTGGCCTGTCCATCCTCTTCCAGGCGCCGATGGCCACCGAGCAGGCCGCCGCGCCCACCGACGACGACGTGTTCTGGATGCGGGTGCCGCCCGGCAGTGTCCAGTACGGCTCGCTGTACGGCGCGGAGGCGGCGGCCGATCTGCTGATGGACCCGGGGGTCTGGCAGAGCATGGTCGACCAGCAGTACCGGCTGCTGGCCACGCTGGACCGCTGGATCGAGCAGCTGGAGCGCACCCACGAGGACCGTACGGCCGCCGGGATCAAGGCCGGTGAGGCAGTACGCGCGCAGGCCGACCGCACCCTGCTCGCCTCCATCGGCAAGTCCTCGACGAACCGGCGTACGACGGCCGCCGACGCGGACGCCACGTACGCGGCCTGCGGGCTCGTCGCCCGGGCGGCGGGGATCTCGCTGTCGGAGCCGGCGCAGAGCGGCACCGAGAGCGACCGGCTCGACCCCGTGGAACGCATCGCGCTCGCCTCCCGGGTCCGCGTCCGTGCCGTACGCCTCGCCGGAAGCTGGTGGCGGGAGAACGTCGGGCCGTTGGTCGGGCACCGGGCGCTGTCCGGTGCGCCGGTGGCGCTGCTGTGGCGGCGCGGCGGCTATGTGGCCGTCCAGCCGTCGTCCGGCCGGGAGACACCGATCGAGAAGGCGAACGCGGCCGAGTTCGAGCCGCGTGCCGTGATGTTCTACCGCCCGCTGCCCGAACGGGTACTGAGTCCGCTGCGCCTGATGCGGTTCAGCCTCCACGGGACGAGCGGTGACATGACGGGCCTGCTGCTCAGCGGGCTGGTGACGGTCGTGCTCGGCTCGCTCGTGCCCGTCGCGACGGGCCGGATCCTGGGCGAGTACGTGCCGAAGGCCCAGGAGAACCTGATCGTGCAGGTCTGTCTGGCGATCATGCTCGCGAGTGTGGTGTCGGCGGCGTTCCTGCTGCTGCAGAACCTGACGATCCTCCGTCTGGAGGGCCGTATCGAGGCCACGCTGCAACCGGCGGTCTGGGACCGTCTGTTGCGGCTGCCGACCAAGTTCTTCACCTCGCGTTCCACGGGCGAACTGGCCAGCGCGGCCATGGGCATCAGCGCGATCCGCCGCACCCTGGCAGGCGTCGGCCCGGTGGTCGCCCAGTCGGTGACCGTCGGAGCGGTGAACCTCGCCCTGCTGCTCTGGTACAGCGTCCCGATGGCTCTGGCGGCGATCGGCATGCTGGTCGTCGTGGCGGCGGTGTTCCTCGGCCTCGGTCTGTGGCAGGTCCGCTGGCAGCGCCGTCTGGTGGTGCTGGGCAACAAGCTGAACAACCAGGCCTTCCAGACCCTGCGGGGTCTGCCGAAGCTCCGGGTGGCTGCCGCCGAGAACTACGCCTACGCGGCCTGGGCCGGCGAGTTCGCGCGCAGCCGGGAGCTCCAGCAGAAGGTAGGTGGCATCAAGAACCTCAACACGGTGCTGGGCGCGGTGTATCTCCCCCTGTGCACCCTGCTGATGTTCATGCTGCTGGCGGGCCCGGCACGCGGTTCGATGTCGGCGGCCGAGTTCCTGACCTTCAACACCTCGGTGACGATGCTGCTGACGTCGGTCACCCAGCTGACGGGGGCCTTCGTGTCGGCGGTGGCCGTGCTGCCGCTGTTCGAGGAGATCAAGCCGGTGCTGGAGGCGACGCCGGAGGTCCGCACGGCGAGCACCCGGCCGGGCGTTCTGTCCGGAGCGCTGGAGGCCCGCCGGGTCTCCTTCCGCTATGCGGACGACGGACCGCTCGTGCTGGACGACGTGTCCTTCGCCGTCGAGCCCGGGGAGTTCGTGGCGATCGTCGGCCCGAGCGGCTGCGGGAAGTCGACCCTGCTGCGCCTGCTCATCGGTTTCGACAGGCCGGTCTCCGGGAGCGTCCTGTACGACGGTCAGGACCTCGGCGCCCTGGACCAGTCCGCCGTACGCCGTCAGTGCGGTGTCGTGCTCCAGCACGCACAGCCGTTCACCGGCTCGATCCTGGACGTCATCTGCGGCACCGAGCCGTTCACGCCCGAGGAGGCGATGGCGGCGGCCGCGATGGCGGGCCTGGCGGAGGACATCCAGCGCATGCCGATGGGCCTGCACACCATCGTCCAGGGCAACGGCGCGATCTCGGGCGGGCAGCGGCAACGCCTGATGATCGCCCAGGCGTTGATCCGCCGTCCCCGCATCCTCTTCTTCGACGAGGCCACGAGCGCCCTCGACAACGAGACCCAGCGCACGGTCATCGAGAGCACGCGGGCCCTGAACGCCACACGGATCGTCATCGCCCACCGGCTGTCCACGGTGATGGACGCGGACCGGGTGGTGGTCATGGAGGACGGCAAGGTGGCGGAGGTGGGAGCGCCGGGCGAGCTGCTGGCGAACCCCGCCGGGCGGCTGCACGAGCTGGTGCGCCGCCAGATGGCCTGA
- a CDS encoding DUF6338 family protein, whose protein sequence is MPSSLAGLAALLYAAVPGYLYLVRYERHSLRERPGAAREIAELFTVGTFTTLATAAGVLALGEHVPGLATLDGALSAAAYARSHAWHLVRSGVLVLVLSTLVCVVLGELRGRRSGASSWSTAPGTVWAELLKPGRGEADPAVQVLMDDGTLVCGSGHMVSDERDTYYRDVALHHPISIRSPGEDRPRPSEADYVVIPGAHIRLIEVTAVPVNGVPGD, encoded by the coding sequence CCCGGCTACCTCTACCTCGTCCGCTACGAACGCCACAGCCTGCGCGAACGCCCAGGCGCCGCACGGGAGATCGCCGAACTGTTCACGGTCGGCACCTTCACGACGCTGGCCACCGCGGCGGGCGTCCTGGCCCTCGGCGAGCACGTGCCGGGCCTCGCCACGCTCGACGGGGCCCTGTCCGCGGCGGCCTACGCCCGCTCGCACGCCTGGCACCTCGTGCGGTCCGGCGTCCTCGTCCTCGTCCTCAGCACGCTCGTCTGTGTCGTGCTGGGGGAGCTGCGCGGCCGCCGCAGCGGCGCGAGCAGCTGGTCCACCGCGCCCGGCACCGTATGGGCCGAACTCCTCAAGCCCGGCCGTGGCGAGGCCGATCCCGCGGTTCAGGTGCTGATGGACGACGGCACGCTGGTGTGCGGCAGCGGACACATGGTCTCCGACGAGCGAGACACCTACTACCGTGACGTCGCCCTGCACCACCCGATCTCGATCCGGAGCCCCGGCGAGGACCGCCCGCGGCCCTCGGAAGCGGACTACGTCGTCATCCCCGGCGCGCACATCCGGCTCATCGAGGTCACCGCGGTCCCCGTGAACGGCGTCCCGGGAGACTGA